A window from Pseudobutyrivibrio ruminis HUN009 encodes these proteins:
- a CDS encoding YesL family protein: MRNLLNYDGPVLTFLTKIVYSVWLNILWFICCIPIVTIGASTTALYYCCQKIVKDEEGYITKAFFKAFKDDFKKSTIIGLIMTLLGCIILTDGYILYHLCFTSKLWTLISAVLIIASIAYTIVLLWIYPLHAHFENTIINLFKNSIMLGMRFIFCTVIMFGVFLIMGYIVYYVCTPCIILGVGTCALINSMLMKNILIQCELQSTENYEEQN; the protein is encoded by the coding sequence ATGAGAAATTTATTAAACTACGATGGTCCGGTTCTGACCTTTCTTACCAAGATTGTGTACAGCGTTTGGCTAAACATACTTTGGTTTATTTGCTGTATACCAATTGTCACAATCGGAGCATCTACAACAGCTTTGTACTACTGCTGTCAAAAGATAGTAAAAGATGAAGAGGGCTATATTACCAAGGCTTTCTTTAAAGCTTTTAAGGATGATTTTAAGAAAAGCACTATTATCGGATTGATTATGACATTGCTAGGATGCATCATCCTCACAGATGGATACATTCTTTATCATCTTTGTTTTACTTCAAAGCTTTGGACGTTAATTAGCGCAGTGCTTATCATAGCCTCTATCGCATATACGATAGTTCTGCTATGGATTTATCCTTTACATGCGCACTTCGAAAATACGATAATCAACCTGTTTAAAAACTCCATTATGCTTGGTATGCGTTTTATTTTTTGCACCGTCATAATGTTTGGCGTATTTCTAATTATGGGATACATCGTATATTACGTTTGCACACCATGTATCATCCTGGGTGTTGGCACATGTGCACTTATTAATTCCATGCTAATGAAAAATATTTTGATTCAATGCGAGCTACAAAGCACTGAGAACTATGAAGAACAGAATTAA
- a CDS encoding LacI family DNA-binding transcriptional regulator, whose translation MANKVTIQDIADALGVSRNTVSKAINNTGILADATREKVLAKAVEMGYKQFSYANSVSDIFGGSIVKKPEHTGEIALFTGSFLDNSHFASTMLDKFQHEITDLGYSMLMHRVTPANIADMVLPVSFNRERTKGIICVEMFNQKYCEMLCSLGIPMLFVDAPVESYSNQLEADVLMMDNSAGFFNLISNMKERGVKKIGFVGQANHCRSFFERYMAFRNAMYLNGLPIDEKFCLTDIHPHGPEYFANLFKVISALDELPELFICTNDFIAIDIINCLKVMGLSYPKDVMIAGFDDSAESKVMTPALTTCHIHSQIMGFTAANLLVSRIEQPDLNYRTVYTETNLIYRESTRD comes from the coding sequence ATGGCAAACAAAGTTACGATTCAAGATATTGCCGATGCTCTTGGTGTTTCAAGAAACACCGTATCAAAGGCAATCAATAACACTGGCATTCTCGCCGATGCCACACGCGAAAAGGTATTAGCAAAAGCTGTTGAAATGGGGTACAAACAGTTTTCATATGCAAATTCTGTTTCCGATATCTTCGGAGGAAGCATAGTAAAGAAACCAGAGCACACTGGTGAAATAGCTCTTTTTACAGGAAGCTTTTTGGATAACTCCCATTTCGCTTCTACTATGTTAGACAAATTCCAGCATGAAATTACAGATTTGGGATATAGCATGTTGATGCACCGTGTTACTCCTGCCAATATTGCTGATATGGTTCTACCAGTTAGCTTTAACAGAGAACGCACAAAGGGCATCATATGTGTAGAAATGTTCAATCAAAAATACTGTGAAATGCTTTGCAGCCTTGGCATCCCAATGCTATTTGTGGATGCACCAGTTGAAAGCTACAGCAATCAGCTTGAAGCAGATGTGCTTATGATGGATAATTCAGCGGGCTTCTTTAACTTGATTTCTAATATGAAAGAACGCGGTGTTAAAAAAATTGGTTTCGTTGGCCAGGCTAATCACTGCCGCTCTTTCTTTGAACGATATATGGCTTTTAGAAATGCAATGTATTTAAATGGACTTCCAATAGATGAAAAGTTCTGTCTTACAGATATTCATCCACATGGCCCAGAATATTTTGCCAATCTATTTAAAGTCATTTCAGCACTTGATGAGCTTCCAGAATTGTTTATCTGCACCAACGATTTCATTGCAATAGACATAATCAACTGCCTCAAGGTTATGGGTCTTTCATATCCAAAGGATGTTATGATTGCAGGCTTCGATGATTCAGCAGAATCAAAGGTTATGACACCAGCCTTAACCACCTGTCACATTCACTCACAGATTATGGGCTTTACTGCTGCCAATCTTTTGGTATCTCGTATAGAACAGCCTGATTTAAACTATCGCACTGTTTATACCGAGACAAACCTTATTTATAGGGAATCTACTAGAGATTAA